A window of the Candidatus Izemoplasmatales bacterium genome harbors these coding sequences:
- a CDS encoding thermonuclease family protein: protein MIKRFFTLLVAAFATVVLTGCTTTTTAATTATTVPTTETTTTTDELVTVPDLTGMSRADITSTLTALGLTVRYYFDVSVVYDDESDYDKFVKFGSGIVTGSLVAPGTEIRVYTTPLHLEVEYYPNISEYVDDDDVPLQITPADYADKEFIADGIGEVTVFRYVDGDTTHFESNGTSFSVRYLGIDTPESTALYEPWGKTAANYTKAVLQSAETIVLQAEGERMDGNGRYLAWIWYRTSAEGEFYLLNLELVELAYSKSKVSVGSRFTQILTLADWNASLTKRRVWGELDPLYDYSKEGTQMSIRHLLENFNDYVGLKVVVTGTVTARLGKSVYIQDDEGYGVFIYSMTGSVVLQVGANVTIGALTPTYYSGSPQLTNFNTINMSLNSTGNIVEPLLMTYEAFTFTRIGAYVRLSQLEIVSINAAGSSVVCEDASGHRIVVRIDSDTGFTAEDLGLSVGQIVSVNGPLGYYDFSFESPDGYVYDNDRFQLMLTLAADITIIE, encoded by the coding sequence ATGATCAAACGATTCTTCACGCTCCTCGTCGCCGCATTCGCGACGGTCGTCCTTACGGGATGCACGACGACCACGACCGCGGCGACGACCGCGACGACCGTCCCGACGACCGAAACGACCACGACGACGGACGAGCTCGTCACCGTTCCCGACCTCACGGGGATGTCGCGCGCCGACATCACGTCCACCCTCACGGCGCTCGGTCTGACCGTCCGATACTACTTCGATGTCTCGGTCGTGTATGACGACGAGTCCGACTACGACAAGTTCGTCAAATTCGGTTCCGGAATCGTTACTGGTTCGCTCGTCGCTCCCGGGACGGAGATCCGCGTCTATACGACGCCGCTCCACCTCGAGGTCGAATACTACCCCAACATCTCCGAATACGTCGATGACGACGACGTTCCGCTGCAAATCACTCCCGCCGATTACGCCGACAAGGAATTCATCGCCGACGGCATCGGGGAAGTGACCGTCTTCCGTTACGTCGACGGCGACACGACCCATTTCGAAAGCAACGGGACGAGCTTCTCGGTCCGCTATCTGGGAATCGACACGCCGGAGTCGACCGCGCTCTACGAACCCTGGGGAAAGACCGCGGCCAACTACACCAAGGCCGTCCTCCAGTCGGCGGAGACGATCGTGCTCCAGGCCGAAGGCGAGCGCATGGACGGCAACGGCCGTTATCTCGCCTGGATCTGGTACCGCACGTCGGCCGAGGGGGAATTCTACCTGCTCAACCTCGAACTCGTCGAACTCGCCTATTCGAAAAGCAAGGTCTCCGTCGGCAGTCGCTTCACGCAGATCCTCACCCTCGCCGACTGGAACGCGTCGCTCACGAAGCGTCGCGTCTGGGGCGAACTCGACCCGCTCTACGATTACAGCAAGGAAGGCACGCAGATGTCGATCCGGCATCTTCTCGAAAACTTCAACGACTACGTCGGCCTCAAGGTCGTCGTGACCGGGACCGTCACCGCGCGCCTCGGCAAGAGCGTCTACATCCAGGACGACGAGGGATACGGCGTCTTCATCTATTCGATGACCGGATCGGTGGTCCTGCAGGTCGGCGCCAACGTCACGATCGGCGCGCTCACGCCGACGTATTACTCGGGCAGTCCGCAGCTCACCAACTTCAACACCATCAACATGTCTCTCAACTCGACGGGGAACATCGTCGAACCGCTTCTGATGACGTACGAGGCGTTCACCTTCACCCGCATCGGCGCCTACGTGCGGCTGTCCCAGCTGGAAATCGTCTCGATCAACGCCGCCGGTTCGAGCGTCGTCTGCGAAGACGCATCGGGACACCGCATCGTCGTCCGCATCGACAGCGATACGGGATTCACCGCCGAAGACCTCGGGCTTTCCGTCGGTCAGATCGTCAGCGTGAACGGGCCGCTGGGCTATTACGACTTCTCGTTCGAATCTCCGGACGGATACGTCTATGACAACGATCGGTTCCAACTGATGCTGACGCTCGCCGCCGACATCACGATCATAGAATAA
- a CDS encoding immunoglobulin-like domain-containing protein has product MKFRKFALLGIIIAGFMALVACDEITTTVPTTAPTTATTVTTVSTMSNQAKVQEVIDALTLGDISAVSADITLPSPTTYGVMVSWSSSDEDVINIFGEVTVPGYEDGDATVTLTATVTLGAVTLTKEFTVTVVAQTVEEYLMAAANTIIITGSDTITANFTLPGLVRGAAVTWSSNNIASAAIAATANEDGTWNVTVTRQRLEDGGVNVPVTLTATLTIGETSVQTTRTIFVIAEPLATLYTSFVELHANSSLNDYIEVTGLVYATFNGGYFMVDDAGAFLAVYTASSATAIKNAVINVGDEVHIKAYYGKYSSYTLYQLINLKLQEVVSTGNEIDITPIVLENPADLIGMDPVKTLHGQVFTITVTPQLRGAYNNVYLFDGATRVATVYYMSNADSIDALEAVVGKVITIDVVYYVYYTGSSALEPGVPEVYVAFDGLAEDIELAPLEGQEALDADTTALNLATEALSEEQLTLPAAGNYGSVITWEVVSGGATIADGKATMPAVDEITSVVLRATLTLAGVVTPTTKDFTIAVAPIVPLSVSEAWALATGLGFSGPILTGTVEMVEGTIVAFRYNSGGTAYEGMFITDGVHYLYAHTGSAAFTSVTYNVGDVVLLKGTIQTYYYLPQIGTMTLVQKVADGTPAAFTPTEVTIAQIYETVASTTVSPYYSTLVSIRGTLVVGTSDNTTYIQNAEGQKLYFYRSAAFLAGLASLNGKEVIYTGMLYDYNSSIPGWRITGTNSTFEEVPLEGQEALDAAVGSLTISLEQLANDVVALPATGAYDTAVAWEVISGGAVIAAGSVTYPDVAVDTDVVLRATVSLGALTPVTKDFTVVVSPIVPLTVTETFDKIAVLGGSPSGAVNGTVELLQGTILGFKWKSGFAAYEGIYVTDGTHVVYVYTGTTATDAFALGDVVLIKGQIMTYYYLPEVSNITVLTKVEGATPAVFDTVELTIEQIYGYTNVNTPYYSNKIQVVGVLTVGTGDSSTFLMVGTQKLVFSRIVSDLSTLSALNGKEVIFTGFLNDYYGSYSAWRITGAGSTFELTEAQKAADDVAGAIVKTSVVAEEVVNLPTTATNGSTIAWAIKSGAEFITSLVDNVVTYANVATTSEAVLTGTFTYTPAVGDPIVTTKDYTISISTLEVKLAADKEALTVQAAANELDVITLPTTGANGSAITWALTETTDASLATNVLTLNYKGAAYSVTVTATLTLSTFTDTKEFTIDVSALTVLSCTEAYTYIRTLVGTGSVAGDIGYVMGTIIEFKTSNATNYSGAFITDGTNVIYVYYSFPKADYAIGDVVLIKGTMKSYYYLPEVDTTTMRVILESATPAEYTPISATIAEIAAYDSTNSNTSPYLAQKVVVSGTVVKDGSNYFLSDGTDRLQFYYVEFSDGTVLADIVGANITLTAIIGEYRSDGSIRMNGAFAMVAITDQDAVDFDSAKLPASLELTADYVLPTPVFAAFDITVISAELTSYLTESATGLTLGSQPASTVSGTVTVVVTYGTVTEEVVIPVTLVAMTDADKLALALADLPDVVTALKTGDYEIGTALYGSITNVTIGVALTGIVTWSAPNINVASLPAGFAPTVEAVVVEITVGAEVGTANVSVVVKGADAASDLIFSEYIEGSSNNKALEIYNGTGIAIDLSTYVVDLYSTYVSSVMSTTPSQTLALTGTLLPGEVIVIYNSSATAEFKPADGISSAVTFYNGDDALTLKNDGTIIDSFGQLGGTDPGTNWSVGGVATSEFTLVRISTVKSGRTDAAAAFDPSLEWVAYPQNTASYLGWHLMDGTTILVDTFTYADEAEFEAAWTARINSSNALDPSDLLQLDATNDTMVMTLPATANDGWWLARKYSTLASFGATDAYNYLWFYVTNNTNTTTLCNVWLYWGSQNAFPITLPAAGTSGWVYVKLSDSGYYATGITDFAIGFNNFAVNQVTGNLVVHEVRVSRYIPS; this is encoded by the coding sequence ATGAAGTTCAGAAAGTTCGCACTGCTAGGCATCATCATCGCCGGATTCATGGCGCTTGTCGCCTGCGATGAGATCACAACCACCGTGCCGACCACTGCGCCGACGACCGCCACGACCGTCACCACGGTCTCGACGATGTCGAACCAGGCCAAGGTACAGGAAGTCATCGACGCCCTGACGCTCGGAGACATCTCCGCCGTCAGCGCCGACATCACCCTGCCGTCGCCGACCACCTACGGCGTCATGGTCTCGTGGAGTTCCTCCGACGAAGACGTGATCAACATCTTCGGCGAAGTGACCGTCCCCGGCTATGAAGACGGGGATGCGACCGTCACCCTGACCGCAACCGTCACCCTCGGCGCCGTCACCCTGACGAAGGAATTCACCGTGACCGTCGTCGCCCAGACCGTCGAAGAGTACCTGATGGCGGCCGCCAACACGATCATCATCACCGGTTCGGATACGATCACGGCGAACTTCACGCTGCCCGGCCTGGTCCGCGGCGCGGCCGTGACCTGGTCCTCGAACAACATTGCGTCGGCCGCGATCGCGGCGACCGCGAACGAAGACGGAACCTGGAACGTCACCGTCACGCGCCAGCGTCTTGAAGACGGCGGCGTGAACGTCCCCGTGACGCTCACCGCGACGCTCACGATCGGCGAAACGTCGGTCCAGACGACCCGCACGATCTTCGTCATCGCAGAGCCTCTGGCGACGCTCTACACGTCGTTCGTGGAACTGCATGCGAATTCCTCGCTGAACGACTACATCGAAGTCACCGGCCTGGTCTACGCCACGTTCAACGGCGGATACTTCATGGTCGATGACGCCGGCGCGTTCCTCGCCGTCTACACGGCATCGTCGGCCACGGCGATCAAGAACGCCGTGATCAACGTCGGCGACGAAGTCCACATCAAGGCCTACTACGGCAAGTACAGCTCCTACACGCTGTATCAGCTCATCAACCTGAAGCTCCAGGAAGTCGTTTCGACCGGCAACGAGATCGACATCACGCCGATCGTCCTCGAGAATCCCGCCGATCTCATCGGCATGGATCCGGTCAAGACCCTGCACGGCCAGGTCTTCACGATCACCGTGACCCCGCAGCTTCGCGGAGCGTACAACAACGTCTACCTCTTCGACGGCGCCACCCGCGTCGCGACGGTCTACTACATGTCGAACGCCGATTCGATCGACGCGCTTGAAGCGGTCGTCGGCAAGGTCATCACCATCGACGTCGTCTACTACGTGTACTACACCGGATCGAGCGCTCTCGAACCCGGCGTTCCCGAGGTCTATGTGGCCTTCGACGGACTCGCCGAGGACATCGAACTCGCTCCGCTCGAAGGACAGGAAGCCCTCGACGCCGACACCACGGCCCTGAACCTTGCGACCGAGGCGCTCTCCGAAGAGCAGCTGACGCTCCCGGCGGCCGGCAACTACGGTTCCGTCATAACCTGGGAAGTCGTCTCCGGCGGCGCGACCATCGCCGACGGCAAGGCCACGATGCCCGCCGTCGACGAAATCACTTCCGTTGTGCTCCGCGCGACCCTGACGCTCGCGGGCGTCGTTACCCCGACCACGAAGGACTTCACGATCGCGGTCGCGCCGATCGTCCCGCTGTCCGTCTCGGAAGCATGGGCCCTTGCGACCGGCCTCGGATTCTCGGGTCCCATACTCACCGGCACCGTCGAGATGGTCGAAGGCACGATCGTCGCCTTCCGCTACAACAGCGGCGGCACCGCCTACGAAGGCATGTTCATCACCGACGGCGTCCATTACCTCTACGCCCATACCGGTTCGGCCGCCTTCACCTCGGTCACCTACAACGTCGGCGACGTCGTCCTGCTCAAGGGCACGATCCAGACGTACTACTACCTGCCGCAGATCGGCACGATGACCCTCGTGCAGAAGGTCGCGGACGGCACGCCCGCCGCGTTCACGCCGACGGAAGTCACGATCGCCCAGATCTACGAGACCGTCGCCTCGACGACCGTCAGCCCGTACTACAGCACCCTCGTGAGCATTCGCGGCACGCTGGTCGTCGGCACGAGCGACAACACCACCTACATCCAGAACGCCGAAGGACAGAAGCTGTACTTCTATCGTTCCGCCGCGTTCCTCGCCGGACTCGCTTCGCTGAACGGCAAGGAAGTCATCTACACCGGCATGCTGTACGACTACAACTCGTCGATCCCCGGCTGGAGAATCACCGGCACGAACTCGACGTTCGAAGAAGTTCCGCTGGAAGGCCAGGAAGCTCTTGACGCCGCCGTCGGCAGCCTCACCATCTCGCTGGAGCAGCTCGCCAACGACGTCGTCGCCCTGCCCGCCACCGGCGCGTACGACACCGCGGTCGCCTGGGAAGTCATCTCGGGCGGTGCGGTCATCGCCGCCGGATCGGTTACCTATCCCGACGTCGCCGTCGACACCGACGTGGTCCTCCGCGCGACCGTCTCGCTCGGCGCGCTGACCCCGGTCACGAAGGACTTCACCGTCGTCGTGTCCCCGATCGTCCCGCTCACCGTCACCGAGACGTTCGACAAGATCGCGGTACTCGGCGGATCTCCATCCGGCGCGGTTAACGGCACCGTCGAACTGCTTCAGGGCACGATCCTCGGCTTCAAGTGGAAGTCCGGATTCGCCGCCTACGAAGGCATCTACGTCACCGACGGCACCCATGTCGTCTACGTCTATACCGGCACGACTGCGACCGACGCGTTCGCCCTTGGCGACGTCGTCCTGATCAAGGGCCAGATCATGACATACTACTATCTGCCCGAAGTCTCCAACATCACCGTCCTGACGAAGGTCGAAGGCGCGACCCCCGCCGTATTCGACACCGTCGAGCTGACGATCGAGCAGATCTACGGCTACACGAACGTGAATACGCCCTATTATTCCAACAAGATCCAAGTGGTCGGCGTCCTCACCGTCGGAACGGGCGACTCGTCCACGTTCCTCATGGTCGGAACGCAGAAGCTCGTCTTCTCCCGCATCGTCTCCGACCTGTCGACCCTTTCCGCCCTCAACGGCAAGGAAGTCATCTTCACCGGCTTCCTGAACGACTACTATGGCAGCTACTCCGCATGGCGCATCACCGGCGCCGGTTCGACCTTTGAACTGACCGAGGCCCAGAAGGCCGCCGACGACGTCGCCGGCGCGATCGTCAAGACCTCCGTCGTCGCCGAGGAAGTCGTCAACCTTCCGACGACCGCCACGAACGGATCGACCATCGCCTGGGCGATCAAGTCGGGCGCCGAGTTCATCACCTCGCTCGTCGACAACGTCGTGACCTACGCGAACGTCGCCACGACGTCCGAAGCGGTCCTCACCGGCACCTTCACCTACACCCCGGCCGTCGGCGATCCGATCGTCACGACCAAGGACTACACGATCTCGATCTCGACGCTCGAAGTGAAGCTCGCCGCCGACAAGGAAGCCCTCACGGTCCAGGCGGCCGCGAACGAACTCGACGTGATCACCCTCCCGACCACCGGCGCCAACGGCTCCGCGATCACCTGGGCGCTCACCGAGACGACCGACGCGTCGCTCGCGACGAACGTCCTGACCCTCAACTACAAGGGCGCGGCCTACAGCGTCACCGTCACCGCGACCCTCACGCTGAGCACCTTCACGGACACGAAGGAATTCACGATCGACGTGAGCGCGCTCACCGTCCTGTCCTGCACCGAAGCGTACACCTACATCCGCACGCTCGTCGGCACGGGCAGCGTCGCAGGCGACATCGGGTACGTCATGGGCACGATCATCGAATTCAAGACGTCGAACGCGACGAATTACAGCGGCGCCTTCATCACCGACGGAACGAACGTCATTTACGTGTACTATTCCTTCCCGAAGGCGGATTATGCGATCGGCGACGTCGTCCTCATCAAAGGCACGATGAAGAGCTACTACTATCTGCCGGAAGTCGACACCACCACGATGCGCGTCATTCTCGAGAGCGCGACGCCGGCCGAGTATACCCCGATCAGCGCGACCATCGCCGAAATCGCGGCGTATGACTCGACGAACTCGAACACGTCTCCGTATCTCGCCCAGAAGGTCGTCGTGTCGGGCACCGTCGTCAAGGACGGCTCGAACTACTTCCTGTCCGACGGCACCGATCGTCTCCAGTTCTATTACGTCGAGTTCTCCGACGGCACCGTCCTGGCCGACATCGTCGGCGCCAACATCACGCTGACCGCGATCATCGGCGAATACCGCAGCGACGGCAGCATCCGCATGAACGGCGCCTTCGCCATGGTCGCCATCACCGATCAGGATGCCGTCGACTTCGATTCCGCGAAGCTTCCCGCTTCGTTGGAACTGACCGCCGACTATGTGCTCCCGACCCCCGTGTTCGCCGCCTTTGACATCACCGTCATCTCGGCCGAACTGACCTCCTATCTGACCGAAAGCGCCACCGGGCTCACCCTCGGTTCGCAGCCGGCCAGCACCGTCAGCGGCACCGTCACGGTCGTCGTGACGTACGGCACCGTCACCGAAGAGGTCGTCATCCCCGTCACGCTCGTCGCGATGACCGACGCCGACAAGCTGGCGCTCGCGCTCGCCGACCTGCCGGACGTCGTCACGGCTCTCAAGACCGGCGATTACGAGATCGGCACCGCGCTCTACGGTTCGATCACCAACGTCACGATCGGCGTCGCCCTCACCGGCATCGTCACCTGGTCGGCTCCGAACATCAACGTCGCCTCCCTGCCGGCCGGCTTCGCACCGACCGTCGAAGCGGTCGTCGTGGAGATCACCGTCGGCGCCGAAGTGGGCACCGCGAACGTCTCGGTCGTCGTCAAGGGCGCCGATGCGGCCAGCGACCTCATCTTCTCCGAATACATCGAAGGATCCTCCAACAACAAGGCCCTCGAGATCTACAACGGCACCGGCATCGCGATCGACCTCTCGACCTATGTCGTCGACCTCTATTCCACCTACGTCAGCAGCGTGATGTCCACGACGCCCTCCCAGACGCTGGCCCTGACTGGCACATTGCTACCGGGCGAAGTCATCGTCATCTACAACTCGAGCGCGACCGCCGAATTCAAACCGGCTGACGGCATCTCCAGCGCAGTCACCTTCTATAACGGCGACGATGCCCTGACGCTCAAGAACGACGGAACGATCATCGACAGCTTCGGCCAACTCGGTGGAACCGATCCGGGCACCAATTGGTCCGTCGGCGGCGTGGCTACCTCGGAATTCACACTGGTCCGCATCTCCACCGTGAAGAGCGGCCGCACCGACGCGGCTGCGGCGTTCGATCCCAGCCTCGAATGGGTCGCATATCCGCAGAATACCGCTTCCTACCTCGGTTGGCACCTCATGGACGGAACGACAATCCTCGTCGACACCTTCACCTATGCGGATGAAGCCGAATTCGAAGCCGCATGGACAGCCCGCATCAACAGCTCCAACGCCCTCGACCCGAGCGACCTCCTGCAGCTCGACGCCACCAACGACACGATGGTCATGACCCTCCCGGCCACCGCGAACGACGGCTGGTGGCTTGCACGCAAGTACTCGACGCTCGCCAGCTTCGGCGCCACCGATGCGTACAACTACCTGTGGTTCTACGTCACGAACAACACGAATACCACGACGCTCTGCAACGTGTGGCTCTATTGGGGCAGCCAGAACGCCTTCCCGATCACGCTCCCGGCGGCCGGCACCTCCGGCTGGGTCTACGTGAAGCTCTCTGATTCCGGCTATTATGCGACCGGCATCACCGATTTCGCGATCGGCTTCAACAATTTCGCGGTCAACCAGGTCACCGGCAACCTCGTCGTTCATGAGGTCCGCGTCTCCCGCTACATCCCTTCCTGA
- a CDS encoding O-antigen ligase family protein, which translates to MKDRLDRFLTGLPYQLIISLATVVVWTMGWADYGLPIVLGLMFVEFVFLKDTIPTVPLFMNALFMVSKTDWTFSGVPLYIYMTPVAILLGMIVHAVRFRVNLLRGAMLPGILVMLAAVALSTINAVDTLSPMYGFYALVGLLYAAVYLFYVNTIQGDHVKYLIRMMFLLGLVVSAEVLIYYLRVDDVLYAIENKTITLGWGISNYIATYLILFVPMTYYYAKTTKLPLLYIIVGIFEGIMLLFTASRGGIIAFAGTFGLCALYLMVQKRWWHTALHFLAAFGAIALAAWIGKEFFVTLFDRLSTLLLDDSGRIPIWLDAIAKFREHPLFGNGLFARLDEAGDFRMFHNTVLHTAATLGLVGLAGLAMQVFVQFKWVLRRRTPEAIFLGIALLGAHMHGMVDNIYFMPQFMIVIVIIVAVCENAYRVPQNELVRA; encoded by the coding sequence ATGAAGGACAGACTCGACCGGTTCCTGACCGGTCTTCCCTATCAGCTCATCATCAGTCTCGCCACCGTCGTCGTCTGGACGATGGGGTGGGCGGACTACGGGTTGCCGATCGTTCTCGGCCTCATGTTCGTCGAGTTCGTCTTTCTGAAGGATACGATCCCGACGGTGCCGCTCTTCATGAACGCTCTCTTCATGGTCTCGAAGACCGACTGGACCTTCTCCGGCGTGCCCCTCTACATCTATATGACGCCGGTGGCGATCCTCCTCGGGATGATCGTCCACGCGGTCCGGTTCCGCGTGAATCTGCTTCGGGGGGCGATGCTTCCGGGAATCCTCGTGATGCTCGCGGCGGTCGCGCTGTCGACGATCAACGCCGTCGACACGCTCTCGCCGATGTACGGATTCTATGCCCTCGTCGGCCTGCTCTACGCAGCCGTGTACCTCTTCTACGTGAACACGATCCAGGGCGACCACGTGAAGTATCTGATCCGGATGATGTTCCTGCTCGGGCTGGTCGTCTCCGCCGAGGTCCTGATCTACTACCTCCGCGTCGACGACGTCCTCTACGCGATCGAAAACAAGACGATCACGCTCGGCTGGGGCATCTCGAACTACATCGCCACCTATCTGATCCTCTTCGTACCGATGACCTACTACTACGCCAAGACGACGAAGCTCCCGCTGCTTTACATCATCGTCGGGATCTTCGAGGGGATCATGCTCCTGTTCACGGCGTCGCGGGGCGGGATCATCGCCTTCGCCGGGACCTTCGGCCTGTGCGCCCTGTACCTGATGGTGCAGAAGCGCTGGTGGCACACCGCGCTCCACTTCCTCGCCGCGTTCGGCGCCATCGCGCTCGCCGCGTGGATCGGAAAGGAATTCTTCGTCACCCTCTTCGACCGGCTGTCGACGCTCCTCCTCGACGACAGCGGGCGGATTCCGATCTGGCTCGACGCGATCGCCAAATTCAGGGAACATCCCCTCTTCGGAAACGGGCTCTTCGCCCGACTCGACGAGGCGGGCGACTTCCGGATGTTCCACAACACCGTGCTGCACACCGCCGCGACCCTCGGCCTCGTCGGCCTCGCCGGGCTGGCGATGCAGGTGTTCGTGCAGTTCAAGTGGGTCCTGCGGAGAAGGACGCCGGAGGCGATCTTCCTCGGCATCGCCCTCCTCGGCGCGCACATGCACGGCATGGTCGACAACATCTACTTCATGCCGCAGTTCATGATCGTGATCGTCATCATCGTCGCCGTCTGCGAGAACGCGTACCGGGTCCCGCAGAACGAGCTGGTGAGGGCATAG